One genomic window of Novosphingobium aureum includes the following:
- a CDS encoding dihydrodipicolinate synthase family protein, producing MSIGWKGVFPAVTTQVREDMSIDIADTQRVVDDLIRDGVTGVIALGTVGENNSLEYDEKVDVLSGIVEAVAGRVPVVTGVSEYDTRRAVRWAQTAEKIGADGLMLLPPMVYVPQSHELVAHFKGVANATGLPIMLYNNPPAYRTSITTEVLAELVDVENIVAVKESAPDSRRFTDVKNAFGDRFTLFAGLDDVALEGLYLGAQGWVSGLTNAFPKESVELVKAFERGDHAKALEIYRWFMPLLHLDAEHDLVQSIKLAEQVMGRGSERVLPPRQPLIGARRAEIIAMVEKAAETRPALAEPALA from the coding sequence ATGTCAATTGGTTGGAAGGGCGTGTTCCCGGCAGTCACCACCCAGGTGCGCGAGGACATGTCGATCGACATCGCCGATACGCAGCGTGTCGTCGATGATCTCATTCGCGATGGTGTTACCGGCGTGATCGCCCTGGGCACCGTGGGCGAGAACAACTCGCTCGAATACGACGAGAAGGTCGACGTGCTCAGCGGCATCGTGGAAGCCGTGGCAGGTCGCGTCCCGGTCGTGACCGGTGTTTCCGAATACGACACGCGCCGCGCCGTGCGCTGGGCCCAGACCGCCGAGAAGATCGGTGCCGATGGCCTCATGCTGCTGCCGCCGATGGTCTACGTGCCCCAGTCGCACGAGCTGGTCGCGCACTTCAAGGGCGTCGCCAACGCGACCGGCCTGCCGATCATGCTCTACAACAACCCGCCCGCCTACCGTACCTCGATCACCACCGAGGTTCTGGCCGAGCTGGTCGACGTCGAGAACATCGTCGCGGTCAAGGAATCGGCTCCCGACAGCCGCCGCTTCACCGACGTCAAGAACGCCTTCGGCGATCGCTTCACGCTCTTCGCGGGTCTCGATGACGTTGCGCTCGAGGGTCTCTACCTCGGCGCGCAGGGCTGGGTCTCGGGCCTGACCAACGCATTCCCGAAGGAATCGGTCGAGCTGGTCAAGGCCTTCGAGCGCGGCGACCATGCCAAGGCGCTCGAGATCTACCGCTGGTTCATGCCGCTGCTGCACCTCGATGCCGAGCACGACCTCGTCCAGTCGATCAAGCTCGCCGAGCAGGTCATGGGCCGTGGCTCGGAGCGCGTGCTGCCGCCGCGCCAGCCGCTGATCGGAGCGCGCCGCGCCGAGATCATCGCCATGGTGGAAAAGGCCGCAGAGACCCGTCCGGCGCTCGCCGAACCGGCGCTGGCCTGA